The following nucleotide sequence is from Pseudonocardia sp. C8.
CTGCCGTCGGCGCACCGTCAGACCGAGCCGGCGTTCGAGCACCACGTGCCGCCGCAGGCGGAGGTCGACGGCAGCACCCTGCGGGTGTTCCTCGGCTCCCTGGCCGGCGAGCGGTCGCCGGTGCCGACGTACTCGCCGCTGGTGGGTGCCGAGATCGTGCTGCCCGGATCGGGCCGGCTGCCGCTCGCGATCACGGAGGGTTTCGAGCACGGGATCCTCGTCGACACCGGCGCGGTCACCGTGCACGGGACGGTCGCGCACCCCGGCGAGCTCCTGTACCTGCCGCCGGGCCGGTCCGGGCTGGAGCTCCGCGCGGGCGGCGACGGCGCCCGCGTGCTGCTGCTCGGCGGTGAGCCGCTGGGCGAGCGCATCGTCATGTGGTGGAACTTCATCGGCAGCTCGCACGAGGAGATCGCGGGCTACCGCGAGCAGTGGCAGGACGAGCGCGCCGGCGGTGGGACGGCCGGGGGCCGGTTCGGGGCGTTCCCCACCGCGTGGGCGTCGACCCTGCCGGCCCCCGAGCTGCCGCGCGCCCGTCTCACCCCGCGCGAGTAGGCGCTTCTCACCGGCCGGACCGGAAGTGGCGGTGGGCACGCTGGGTGATTTATCCTCGTGACACAGGTCACAGTGGTTCACCGCCGACGCCGCCGGTGCATCCCACGGAGCAGCCGGAGGTGCCATGTCGAGTGGTGAGCACGCCCCCGTCACGCGGGGTGTTCCCGCAGCCGATGCCGAGCACCTGCGGTACGCGCTGCGCCACGTCCTCGCCGGGCTGGCACTCCCCGCACAGCGCTGGCAGATCCTGACCCACGCCGCGGACTGGGGCGCGCCGGCATCGCTGCGGGCCCGCCTCGCGGCCCTGCCCGAGGGCACCTACCGGACCCACGAGGCGATCCTCACGATGCTCACCGGGCGTACCCGGCCCCCGGCCTGACCGGCCCCGGGCGGTTCAGCGGGCGCGGCGGTCCACCAGCCGCTGCAGCTTCCCGACCGACCGCTCCAGGGTGTCCGGGTCGACCACCTCGCAGGACACCGTGACCCCGACCGTCTCCTTCACGGCCCGCACCAGCTCGGCCGCGGCCGGCGCCCGCCGCTCCGCGGGCGTGTCGGGCCGGGCCTCGACCCGCACCCCGAGCACGTCCATCCGGCCCTCGGTCGCCAGCACCAGCTGGAAGTGCGGGGCGAGCCCGGGGGTGCGCAGCACGATCTCCTCGATCTGGGTCGGGAAGACGTTCACGCCCCGCAGGATGATCATGTCGTCGGAGCGGCCGGTGATCTTGGCCATCCGCCGCATCTGGGGCCGCGCGGTGCCCGGCCGCAGCGTCGTCAGGTCCCGGGTGCGGTACCGGATGATCGGCAGCGCCTCCTTGGTCAGGCTGGTGAACAGCAACTCGCCCTCCTCGCCGTCCGGGAGCGGGGTGCCGTCGACCGGGTCGACGACCTCGGGCAGGAAGTGGTCCTCCCAGATGTGCAGGCCGTCCTTGGTCTCCACGCACTCCTGGGAGACGCCGGGCCCCATCACCTCGGAGAGGCCGTAGATGTCCACGGCGTGCATGTTCGTGCGTTCCTC
It contains:
- a CDS encoding DUF2795 domain-containing protein; its protein translation is MSSGEHAPVTRGVPAADAEHLRYALRHVLAGLALPAQRWQILTHAADWGAPASLRARLAALPEGTYRTHEAILTMLTGRTRPPA
- a CDS encoding pirin family protein, producing the protein MSNVEAAPEEVVCGGDAPAVELVEPRDVPLGGPRAMTVRRTLPRRARSLIGAWCFLDHYGPDRVAGTGGMAVPGHPHTGLQTVSWLFEGEIEHRDTTGAHALVRPGELNLMTAGRGIAHSEFSTPDTDVLHGAQLWLALPSAHRQTEPAFEHHVPPQAEVDGSTLRVFLGSLAGERSPVPTYSPLVGAEIVLPGSGRLPLAITEGFEHGILVDTGAVTVHGTVAHPGELLYLPPGRSGLELRAGGDGARVLLLGGEPLGERIVMWWNFIGSSHEEIAGYREQWQDERAGGGTAGGRFGAFPTAWASTLPAPELPRARLTPRE